One part of the [Synechococcus] sp. NIES-970 genome encodes these proteins:
- a CDS encoding hypothetical protein (conserved hypothetical protein) has translation MESLQTKVLVVGGGTGGTAAALQCARNGVATILVSEFPWLGGMLTAAGVAAPDGNELQAWQTGLWGAFLRELQWRHQRDGLDHSWVSMFTFDPRIGAQIFADWVKAEKNLTWIAGQVPLEVKRQGDRLTGVRFKNYQIAADIILDGTELGDVLALGDVPHRWGWDWSENFQEPSAPAMSNEMTAMYPVQSPTWVFYLQKHGLQPSPGHGDFSIFQGAWEKYGLDAFMNYGGLPKGQYMINWPLAGNDYGLGGDRLLDPQQRLDFYREAQAHSLAFADYIYQESGGEYGLAPDVFPHGLQGGSFALMPYFRESRRLIGTETLTEQQILPNGTVAPLPLNAAGEVMAIAVGNYANDHHYPGFEFPLAPKSIPWGGRWTGTPFTIPYTALYSATVENCLACEKNIAVSHMANGATRLQPLVLNIGQAAGQAAALAIQNQCGPKDLDVRAIQEKLLTDPFAPAAVIPLYNLAWDHPEWLQWQRFYLDHPDQYSEHGLCGCESFVSRATPQAKAYGGEIFPTGDRTFAITFPDYPDSLQVITLDFSLHQWLESLDAPQRIQAIGRVNHAAPWFVLEGLA, from the coding sequence ATGGAGAGCTTACAAACAAAGGTCTTGGTCGTTGGTGGTGGCACAGGGGGAACAGCGGCAGCTCTCCAATGTGCACGGAATGGTGTGGCGACAATTTTGGTGAGTGAATTCCCTTGGCTGGGGGGAATGTTGACGGCGGCGGGGGTAGCAGCTCCGGATGGGAATGAACTGCAGGCTTGGCAGACGGGATTATGGGGGGCTTTTTTGCGGGAACTCCAGTGGCGACACCAGCGAGACGGTTTAGATCACAGTTGGGTGAGTATGTTCACTTTTGATCCCCGGATTGGGGCGCAAATTTTTGCGGATTGGGTCAAGGCGGAAAAAAACCTCACCTGGATTGCGGGACAGGTCCCCCTCGAAGTAAAAAGACAGGGCGATCGCCTAACGGGTGTCCGGTTTAAAAATTACCAAATTGCGGCGGACATCATCCTCGATGGGACGGAGTTGGGAGATGTATTAGCCTTGGGGGATGTGCCCCACCGTTGGGGTTGGGATTGGTCAGAAAATTTCCAAGAGCCCAGCGCCCCTGCGATGTCGAACGAGATGACGGCAATGTATCCGGTGCAGTCCCCCACCTGGGTTTTTTATCTACAAAAACATGGCTTGCAACCATCGCCGGGTCATGGCGATTTTTCGATATTTCAGGGGGCTTGGGAGAAATATGGCCTCGATGCATTCATGAACTATGGGGGCTTGCCCAAGGGCCAATACATGATCAATTGGCCCCTGGCAGGAAATGACTATGGCCTGGGAGGCGATCGCCTTTTAGATCCCCAGCAACGCCTTGATTTTTATCGGGAAGCCCAGGCCCATAGTTTGGCGTTTGCCGATTACATTTACCAAGAATCTGGCGGAGAATATGGCCTCGCGCCAGATGTGTTTCCCCATGGCTTGCAGGGTGGGAGCTTTGCTTTGATGCCCTATTTTCGAGAAAGTCGGCGGTTGATCGGGACAGAAACCCTTACGGAACAGCAGATTCTGCCTAATGGCACTGTCGCCCCGTTACCGTTAAATGCGGCTGGGGAAGTCATGGCGATCGCCGTCGGGAACTATGCCAATGACCACCACTATCCAGGCTTTGAATTTCCCCTGGCCCCCAAATCGATTCCCTGGGGGGGCCGCTGGACAGGCACACCTTTTACGATTCCCTACACGGCTTTGTATTCAGCGACGGTGGAAAATTGCCTCGCTTGCGAGAAAAATATTGCCGTTTCTCACATGGCGAATGGGGCAACGCGTCTCCAACCCCTGGTGCTGAATATTGGTCAGGCGGCAGGACAGGCAGCAGCACTGGCAATTCAAAATCAATGTGGCCCCAAGGACCTTGATGTGCGAGCCATCCAAGAAAAGCTCCTCACAGATCCTTTTGCCCCCGCCGCCGTGATCCCCCTCTATAATTTGGCCTGGGATCATCCCGAATGGTTGCAGTGGCAACGATTTTATCTCGATCATCCCGACCAATATTCTGAACATGGATTATGTGGTTGTGAGTCGTTTGTTTCCAGAGCCACACCCCAGGCTAAAGCCTACGGCGGTGAAATTTTCCCGACCGGCGATCGCACGTTTGCCATTACTTTCCCCGATTATCCTGACTCCCTCCAGGTGATAACCCTCGATTTTTCACTACACCAATGGCTCGAGAGCCTCGATGCTCCCCAAAGAATCCAGGCGATCGGCCGGGTCAATCACGCAGCCCCCTGGTTTGTCCTTGAGGGCCTCGCCTAA